Proteins co-encoded in one Papaver somniferum cultivar HN1 chromosome 5, ASM357369v1, whole genome shotgun sequence genomic window:
- the LOC113280919 gene encoding probable 6-phosphogluconolactonase 2, producing the protein MSRSGCHTERGELRIYESSDEVATELADYIAELSEVSVKERGFFAIALSGGSLISLMRKLCGAPYNKTVDWTKWYIFWADERVVPKNHADSNYKLAKDCLLSKVPLIPSHVYSINDSLSAEEAASEYEFVLRQLVKTRTVGVSEINDCPKFDLILLGMGPDGHVASLFPNHMILEEEDEWVTYITDSPEPPPERLTFTLPVINSASNVAVVVTGIGKAETLHLVIDDVGPDCSVLPARMVNPGNGNLVWFLDKLAASELEAFKCTEQEGKSRK; encoded by the exons ATGTCTCGTTCGGGTTGTCATACTGAGAGAGGGGAATTGAGGATTTATGAAAGTTCGGATGAggttgcaactgaattagcggattatattgctgaattgtcCGAGGTTTCAGTCAAGGAGAGAGGATTCTTTGCCATTGCATTGTCTGGTGGTTCTCTCATTAGCTTGATGAG AAAACTCTGTGGAGCGCCTTATAACAAGACCGTGGATTGGACCAAATGGTATATCTTTTGGGCAGACGAGCGTGTCGTGCCAAAAAATCACGCGGACAGTAATTACAAGTTGGCAAAGGATTGTCTCTTGTCCAAG GTGCCCCTGATTCCAAGCCATGTATACTCCATCAATGACTCATTGTCTGCAGAGGAAGCTGCTAGCGAGTATGAATTCGTCCTACGTCAATTGGTGAAGACCCGAACAGTTGGCGTTTCAGAGATCAATGATTGCCCGAAGTTCGACCTGATTCTTCTTGGGATGGGACCTGATGGACATGTCGCATCACTATTCCCAAACCACATGAtacttgaagaggaagatgaaTGGGTCACATACATCACCGACTCTCCCGAGCCTCCACCCGAAAGGTTAACTTTTACTTTGCCAGTCATCAACTCAGCATCCAACGTCGCAGTTGTTGTGACAGGCATCGGCAAGGCGGAAACTCTACACTTAGTAATTGATGATGTGGGACCAGATTGTTCAGTGCTACCTGCTCGAATGGTTAACCCAGGTAACGGGAACTTGGTGTGGTTTTTGGACAAATTAGCAGCATCAGAACTCGAGGCCTTCAAGTGCACAGAGCAGGAAGGGAAATCCAGAAAGTGA
- the LOC113280920 gene encoding succinate dehydrogenase subunit 6, mitochondrial-like has protein sequence MGFLEHHKKFIDATEKGIKWSNSDVQSFISIDPVHGPVVENARKAAKVAAIGSAVGALHLGGTAWRYSKSPHGAVLAVGLGAVVGYTVGKEAASHYYQLYRDDAMASQVKFLEWVATKSEGRS, from the exons ATGGGATTCCTTGAACATCATAAGAAGTTTATAGATGCTACTGAGAAAGGAATCAAATGGTCTAACTCTGATGTTCAATCTTTCATCTCTATTGATCCTGTCCATGGACCCGTC GTGGAAAATGCAAGGAAGGCAGCAAAAGTAGCTGCAATAGGAAGCGCTGTTGGAGCACTTCATTTGGGTGGAACTGCCTGGAGATATTCAAAGAGTCCTCACG GTGCCGTCTTAGCTGTGGGTCTTGGAGCTGTGGTTGGTTACACAGTTGGAAAAGAAGCTGCATCCCATTATTATCAACTCTATCGGGATGATGCTATGGCTTCTCAGGTCAAGTTTTTGGAGTGGGTGGCGACCAAATCTGAGGGTCGATCGTGA
- the LOC113280922 gene encoding serine/threonine-protein phosphatase 6 regulatory ankyrin repeat subunit B-like, with product MSIKDDNGVGVIHFAATEGKLNVLKYLIEELGLDVDMKDDAKGESPLFHAVLDGDINTVDYLLGKGANPNTSNTNGSTPLHYAAQKGYTEILSRLLFRGVNVNGSCEDGTLTPLEVDGATLSPLEVAAANGQLEAIQILLDHNADPNLMSFRSYTPLTVSIVSGLPQSLRCVELLLEFGHILLEIAAVKGHHHDVEILFSVTSRIPGYIDWSVGGVITHVQSDQAKEQWKLKANEKFQEAKEKGAEAFKKQDYYKALY from the exons ATGAGTATTAAAGATGATAATGGTGTAGGAGTTATTCATTTTGCTGCCACAGAAGGAAAGTTAAATGTTCTCAAATACTTGATTGAAGAATTGGGACTTGATGTTGACATGAAAGATGATGCAAAAG GTGAATCTCCATTGTTTCATGCAGTACTGGATGGGGATATCAACACTGTTGATTATCTACTTGGAAAGGGTGCTAATCCTAATACATCCAACACCAATGGTTCTACTCCTCTGCACTATGCTGCTCAAAAAG GATACACAGAGATACTCTCCAGATTACTTTTCAGAGGTGTCAATGTAAATGGTTCATGTGAAGATGGCACGCTGACACCCCTAGAAGTGGATGGTGCTACACTGTCACCCCTAGAAGTGGCTGCTGCTAACGGCCAACTCGAGGCGATACAAATTTTGTTGGATCACAATGCAGAT CCTAATTTGATGTCTTTTCGTTCGTATACACCACTGACGGTATCTATTGTATCTGGTCTACCCCAATCATTACGATGCGTCGAGCTTTTACTTGAG TTTGGACACATACTCTTAGAAATTGCCGCAGTCAAAGGTCATCATCATGATGTTGAGATTCTTTTCTCTGTTACTTCTCGTATTCCGGGGTATATCGACTGGAGCGTTGGTGGAGTAATTACACATGTACAATCTGATCAAGCTAAGGAACAG TGGAAGCTGAAAGCCAATGAGAAGTTTCAAGAGGCAAAGGAAAAAGGCGCAGAAGCATTCAAGAAACAGGACTATTATAAGGCATTATATTAG